gaattgtttttataaatagtaaGCTATGCCTCTTAATTTTGGTGTTGTAtgttggataaaaaaactatataagtCATAGAATAAAAAACTAGTATTCTAGGCATAAAAATTCCTCTCTCCGAAATAGAAATTTAAGAGATATTTTATCGGTGGATTATCGTGGACAGTTGAATTACTTGTGATTtgcaaaaacttaatttttaaaaaattattcaaaacaaaaaaaatcatatctttaaataataaatcctTAAAAACACTCTAGATTTATCTAATAGGGTAACATGAAAAAATGAGGTCACTGCTCGCAGCTTGTTCAGCTTGCTCGCTCCCCGGGGGGGTGCATGTCACTATCTTGTTTTAATCAACCGGCAATTGACTTTTGTTggtaagagaaaattaaaatagtacttaaaaaaaaagaaaaaaaagagagaggcgAAGAACCATCACTttcactataaataaaattgacttTTGGAGATCCGCACGAAGAACATTTCTAATGACACGCCAATGAGGCAACGTTTCTAATGACATGCGCCTTTATTGCGGAAAGCGATTGCTATACCAGAAGCGATTGCTATATTGTTGACTTGCCCTCCAAGAATATGGTGCACCTCCTGGCTCATTTAGTCTTTGATAAGCCTGCTTTTCTCTTGTTCTATGACCCAGAAACGACTTAAAATGAATACGGATcctagataaaattataaataaaaccttttaaaatataatttttgagaaatatatttaatttattattattcatgtatGCCTAATAAGAGgaacaattttcatttcataaaatataattgaaaaatatacctTATTTattcttgtagttttttttattaaatggggTGCTTGGCCATTGACCAAGTTGGAAGATGCTCTTCGCAAGTTCTTGAGCAAGTGTTTACTTTTCGCAAGTCAGAACGAACGAGGTGCACGAGAGGCAATACGAGCGTACCTCCTGGCTCATATAGTCTTTGATAAGCCTGCGTTTCTCTTGTTCTATCTACAAATAATCCACCAAGATTTAAATAACGCCATGCGAAATCGATCAAATGAACAAGATTTCCGAAATCTCTCGCTCGATGTCTTTCTACCGTGAATACAGTAGCTAGCTagtataaattaataacaagACCCTTGCAAGAAACCATAGCAATCCAGCAGATAGCTTAAACATaaccatttctctctcttttcacgacccttgagaaaaaaatgcagatctTCAGCAAAGTGTTGAAAGATACTGATGTTCGTGTGCGGTTCTCGTTCCCAACTCATTGCTTAGAGCATTTAGATTTTGCTGGAAATAATTATGTTGATCTGAATGTTAAAGATTGCTATGGTGAGCTTCGAGTTATTCGTTGCCTGAAGAGAAATGGAGTTTATGAAAAGCCAGTGCTTTCTATGGGCTGGCTTAAATTTGTTGCTGATTATGGACTGAGAGTTGGTGACAAGGTTGTTCTTCATCGTGAGGATGACCAGAACCTGGGGTCACAGTTCAGGATTGAAGCTAAGAGGAGTATCAAGCTGTTTGGTAAGGAGGATTGGGGTGATGTGACAAGAGCTAACTAGCTATTATTTGCATGGAGCGTGGATCTTCGGCCAGATCCagatatatatagaagaatgAATTTCCtaagtttggtgtttttttgtgtgtaaatTTATGGATGTGTTTATGTTTGAGTGAATTAAAGAAATATGTTGCTGTTCTTAGTTTCTTGAATATGTATTACGAGCATGTAATTCTCAGCAATaatggatttaattaattatatatagaagAATGTTGCTGTTCCTAGTTTCTTCAAGTTTTTACATTTCcaggtttttcaattttgttggttttttattttttctattttgtgcgCTTTTCAAGTGTCTGAAAATGAGAATTTCCATTGATTTGAtggataaataaattgaaaagaataaaaaagaaatggatttaAAACCATGGAGactacatgcatgcatgcatgtgtgtgtgtgtgtgtgtgtgtgtgtgtgtatagtcTTTTAAATCATGGGAAATTCATTGGTGATGCTAAGAAACAAAGATCATTGTTCCGAATCCTATGGTGTCaattgccttttgttttgtcTTGAATGActgatatatttcaattaactgGAACAGATTTTATCTTGTTCCATTTTGgacaaataatgttttttttttaaaaaaaatgttatctaAGCTGTACAATATATATCAATCATATCTCTCAATCCGTTTATTGGGGTCATAGATGAAGCTGAAAATAGGGAGTGTTAGCAGTTGAAGTCTCTTCTTGCTGAAGCAGTGAAGAATTTATCTATTTCTGATTCAGCTGCGAGAAGGGTGCGGAAGTTAGAGAAAAATGAGATTTTCACAGTTAAATTAGCTTATGCTCTCATTGATGATATTCAGGATTTGAGAATATTGCTCTCATTGATGATATTCAGGATATGAGAAAAATGAGATTTGAGAATATTGGTTTTAAGCGTAGCTGTTGGGTTGAGACCTGGAAGCTTTTTGACTCGATGTCAGTGGAAGGCAATGTAGAGCCAGAAGAGGTCACTATGATAGCCGCTCGTTCAGCTTGCTCGCAAAAGGGGCGTTTGAGATTAGGGAAGAGTTTTCACGAATATGTAAAACTAGAAATGCAAATCACCATGAATGTGAAATGAGGCTTCTTGGATCTTTGATACCATGGGAGTTAGAGATGTGTTCTCTTGGACGAGCATGGTTGATGGGTATGCTAAAAGCGGTGAGCTAGAGCTGGCAAGGATGTCGTTTAATGAGATGCCGGAGAGGAATGTGGTTTCCTGGAGTGCCATGATTGCTGGGCAACCACCCTACCATGCATTTTTTTACCCCCCCCCCAATCCCCCTAATCATGCCCaagaatttttggaattttcaaagctattccagacacagaaatcattttgatatcgATTCAAAGCGAACTCATTCtaaagaaattcaagtgattcctatggagaggTTTTCATGagtgatgaaaactttttgttttgctttt
This region of Populus alba chromosome 3, ASM523922v2, whole genome shotgun sequence genomic DNA includes:
- the LOC118046100 gene encoding uncharacterized protein; protein product: MQIFSKVLKDTDVRVRFSFPTHCLEHLDFAGNNYVDLNVKDCYGELRVIRCLKRNGVYEKPVLSMGWLKFVADYGLRVGDKVVLHREDDQNLGSQFRIEAKRSIKLFGKEDWGDVTRAN